In Coffea eugenioides isolate CCC68of unplaced genomic scaffold, Ceug_1.0 ScVebR1_36;HRSCAF=193, whole genome shotgun sequence, the following proteins share a genomic window:
- the LOC113758125 gene encoding uncharacterized protein LOC113758125, producing MERELLGMVLAAKLRHVKVALRSWSREAFGDIFKSVKVAEQRAANAKLRYDADLSEANLVLFHEAQAQLRRSHGLEHMFWQQKTRVKWLKDGDRNSKYFHSVVAERRSKLIIHRIKASNGEWLRTACAIEGEAESFFRQLFTSEASVESFDTLDVIPNLITTQDNAMLEEIPSREEVRLVVFPWMGSVRLVRIVSRASQKGFLPFKVPSKCPTVTHLAYADGVIIFCSGVKCTLQRVLRVLEAYCNVSGQQLNLQKSCFIAHDALTQSWTRVISQVTGFQARSLLLKYLGCSLYSGRRRRCFFSGICTSVAKRIFSWKEKLLSPRGRLVLIKSVLSSLPIHILAASAPPKGVLSTLEKLFANFLWGSAETGSRYHWIGWDSLYKPFVEGGAGVRALADVLESFSLKLWWSFRQRKSLWYEFMHAKYLYNVHVCEAEYLPLQSIIWKRMVRCQGLVESHIQWVSQNGSVDFWHENWMGIGPLCQRVEIFGEHRVADFVLNGLWCTPMPR from the exons ATGGAACGGGAGCTTCTTGGGATGGTCCTGGCAGCGAAGCTTAGGCATGTGAAGGTAGCATTACGATCTTGGTCTCGTGAGGCGTTTGGGGACATCTTCAAATCGGTGAAGGTGGCAGAACAGAGGGCTGCCAACGCCAAGTTGAGGTATGATGCTGATCTGTCTGAGGCCAATTTAGTGTTATTTCATGAGGCACAGGCCCAACTAAGGCGCTCTCATGGACTGGAGCATATGTTTTGGCAACAAAAGACTAGGGTTAAATGGTTAAAAGATGGGGATAGGAACTCGAAGTATTTTCATTCTGTGGTGGCGGAACGCCGTAGTAAATTGATAATTCATCGTATCAAGGCTTCCAATGGGGAGTGGCTGAGGACGGCTTGCGCTATTGAAGGGGAGGCAGAATCTTTCTTTAGACAATTGTTCACATCCGAGGCCTCTGTTGAATCCTTCGACACTCTCGATGTTATACCGAATTTGATTACTACACAGGATAATGCGATGTTGGAGGAGATTCCGTCCCGGGAAGAGGTTAGGTTGGTGGTTTTTCCATGGATGGGGAGTGTGCGGCTGGTCCGGATAGTTTCTCGAGCAA GTCAGAAAGGTTTCCTTCCGTTTAAGGTCCCCTCCAAATGTCCTACAGTCACGCATCTCGCCTATGCGGATGGCGTGATTATCTTTTGTAGTGGAGTCAAGTGTACTCTGCAGAGAGTTTTGCGGGTACTGGAGGCATATTGTAATGTGTCTGGGCAGCAGCTTAACTTGCAGAAGAGCTGCTTTATTGCTCACGATGCTTTGACTCAATCTTGGACACGGGTTATTTCACAAGTCACTGGTTTTCAGGCAAGGTCACTCCTGCTTAAATATCTTGGTTGTTCTCTTTATTCTGGGAGAAGGAGAAGATGCTTCTTCTCGGGCATCTGCACCTCGGTTGCGAAGCGAATTTTTTCTTGGAAGGAGAAGCTCTTGTCGCCTAGAGGGAGATTGGTGTTAATCAAAAGTGTTCTGTCATCTTTACCTATACATATACTGGCGGCTTCGGCTCCTCCAAAGGGTGTCCTTAGCACCCTAGAGAAGCTATTTGCAAATTTTTTGTGGGGGAGTGCTGAGACGGGCTCCCGATATCATTGGATTGGGTGGGACTCACTGTACAAACCGTTCGTCGAGGGAGGCGCGGGAGTGAGGGCTCTAGCTGATGTTCTTGAGTCGTTCTCATTGAAGTTATGGTGGTCATTCCGACAACGTAAATCCCTCTGGTATGAGTTTATGCATGCCAAGTATTTATATAATGTGCACGTGTGTGAAGCGGAGTATCTGCCACTCCAATCGATTATTTGGAAGAGAATGGTCAGGTGTCAAGGTCTGGTTGAATCTCATATTCAGTGGGTTTCACAGAACGGTAGTGTGGACTTCTGGCATGAGAATTGGATGGGTATAGGCCCTTTGTGCCAGCGGGTAGAGATTTTTGGGGAGCATAGAGTGGCGGACTTTGTTTTAAATGGACTCTGGTGTACTCCAATGCCGCGTTAG